GGATATAACATCTTAATCTGAATAATGTCTATTATATATGACTAAAAACTTTTCGATGAATAAAATTAGGAAAGTTAAATGAATGAACAATGATTAATATCATCTTATCCGCAGAATATCAAACACAAAAAACAGCAACAACTCATAGGAAAATGGAAAATTTTACAACGCAGCAAATCGAAATGTTTTTCCAAGATAGCATGCTGCTTCTCCCAGGTGTTCTTCTATTCTTAAAAGCTGATTGTACTTTGCAACTCTATCAGAGCGCGATGCGGAACCTGTTTTGATTTGCCCTGTATTTAACGCGACAGCCAGATCAGCGATGGTATTGTCTTCGGTTTCTCCTGAACGATGGCTTATCACAGCCGTATATGCATTTTTATAAGCGAGTTGAACTGCGTTGATAGTTTCGGTCAGCGTTCCTATCTGGTTCACTTTTACAAGAATGGAATTTGCCATGCCGCCATCAATTCCTTTTTGCAGACGCTGAACATTGGTTACGAATAAATCATCTCCAACTATTTGAATCTTCTTTCCAAGTTTATCGGTAAGAAACTTCCATCCGCTCCAATCATCTTCAGCTAATCCGTCCTCAATAGAAATTATCGGATATTTTTTAACCCAATCTGCCCAGTAGTCAACCATTTCGGAGGAAGAAAGTTTTTCTCCTGTAGATTTTTTCAAATAATATTTTTTCGACTTTGCGTCATAGAATTCTGATGAAGCTGCATCTAAAGCGATGAAGACGTCTTTTCCGGGTTTATATCCTGCAGATTCAATTGCTTTCAGAACAAATTCTAGCGCCTCTTTATTTGATTTAATGTTCGGAGCAAAGCCGCCTTCATCCCCAACATTCGTTGAGAAATTTTTCTCCTTAAGAACTTTTTTCAGGTGATGGAAAATTTCAACGCCCATTCTTAATCCCTCACTGAACGTAGCTGCGCCCACCGGCATGACCATAAATTCCTGAATGTCCAAACCGTTGTCTGCATGTGACCCACCATTCAGAATATTCATCATCGGAATGGGAAGTGTGTTCGCGTTGACACCGCCAATATATTTGTAAAGCGGCAAGCGGCATTCTTCTGCAGCGGCACGGGCTGCCGCAAGTGAAACTCCGAGCATTGCGTTGGCACCAAGATGTTCTTTGTTTTCGGTTCCGTCAAGCGCAATCATTTTTTTGTCAATATTGCCCTGGTCAAAAATGTACATT
The Bacteroidota bacterium genome window above contains:
- the eno gene encoding phosphopyruvate hydratase — encoded protein: MPFITNITARQILDSRGNPTVEVDVVTDTGFFGRAAVPSGASTGKHEALELRDGEKNQYLGKGVQKAVNNVNTVIKQELNGMYIFDQGNIDKKMIALDGTENKEHLGANAMLGVSLAAARAAAEECRLPLYKYIGGVNANTLPIPMMNILNGGSHADNGLDIQEFMVMPVGAATFSEGLRMGVEIFHHLKKVLKEKNFSTNVGDEGGFAPNIKSNKEALEFVLKAIESAGYKPGKDVFIALDAASSEFYDAKSKKYYLKKSTGEKLSSSEMVDYWADWVKKYPIISIEDGLAEDDWSGWKFLTDKLGKKIQIVGDDLFVTNVQRLQKGIDGGMANSILVKVNQIGTLTETINAVQLAYKNAYTAVISHRSGETEDNTIADLAVALNTGQIKTGSASRSDRVAKYNQLLRIEEHLGEAACYLGKTFRFAAL